Proteins from one Mycobacterium adipatum genomic window:
- a CDS encoding DNA topoisomerase IB, translating into MRLRRSNLDSAGIARRRAGKGFTYWDPEGKRLDDPDTLARIKDLVIPPAWQKVWICPHPNGHIQAVGTDAAGRRQYLYHQAWQQERAEEKFDRVLELSTHLPAWRKRIARDLAGRGLSRDRVLALALQLLDRGYFRAGGDQYAEEHESYGLATLQCEHVTVRNGAVIFDYPAKSGVRRTLEVADAEVVRAVRALLRRDGRTDRLLVCRDGSGWSDIHAADLNARFKELVGAEYSVKDLRTWHGTVLAATAFAEAAAPLSERIVKRETAGVMKQVSEELGNTPAVARNSYVDPRVVAGYRQGVTIAVAARRAAQQKNPADAAGTLERATRTLVRKVAKH; encoded by the coding sequence ATGCGATTGCGGCGAAGCAACCTCGACAGCGCCGGGATAGCCCGCCGCCGAGCTGGTAAGGGATTCACCTACTGGGACCCGGAAGGCAAGCGTCTCGACGATCCCGACACACTGGCGCGGATCAAGGATCTCGTCATCCCCCCTGCATGGCAAAAAGTGTGGATCTGCCCCCATCCCAACGGCCATATCCAGGCCGTGGGCACCGATGCGGCCGGGCGCCGGCAGTATCTCTATCACCAGGCGTGGCAGCAGGAGCGGGCCGAGGAGAAGTTCGACCGGGTGCTCGAGCTGTCCACCCACCTCCCGGCGTGGCGGAAACGCATCGCCCGGGACCTGGCCGGACGTGGCCTCTCCCGGGACCGGGTACTCGCGCTCGCCCTGCAGCTGCTCGACCGCGGCTACTTCCGGGCTGGTGGCGACCAGTACGCCGAGGAACACGAATCCTACGGCCTGGCGACCCTGCAGTGCGAGCACGTGACGGTGCGCAACGGAGCGGTGATCTTCGACTATCCGGCCAAGAGCGGGGTGCGTCGCACCCTGGAGGTGGCGGACGCCGAGGTGGTGCGCGCCGTCCGGGCACTGTTGCGTCGCGACGGGCGAACCGACCGTCTACTGGTGTGCCGCGATGGTTCCGGCTGGTCCGATATCCACGCCGCCGATCTGAACGCCCGGTTCAAGGAGCTGGTCGGCGCTGAATACAGCGTGAAGGACCTGCGGACCTGGCACGGAACCGTGCTCGCCGCAACGGCATTCGCCGAGGCAGCGGCACCTCTTTCCGAACGGATCGTGAAACGAGAGACCGCCGGGGTCATGAAACAGGTTTCCGAGGAGTTGGGTAACACCCCGGCGGTGGCTCGCAACTCGTATGTGGATCCCCGAGTGGTCGCCGGCTACCGACAGGGCGTCACCATCGCCGTCGCCGCCAGGCGCGCTGCACAGCAGAAGAACCCCGCGGACGCCGCCGGCACGCTGGAGAGGGCGACCCGCACCTTGGTGCGCAAGGTCGCCAAACACTGA
- a CDS encoding DUF7218 family protein, whose amino-acid sequence MPNSSIKNEKMYEDLREQGNSKEKAARISNAAAARGKSAVGRKGGRSGSYEAWTLADLKKRAKELGMRGYSGLTKDKLVDKLRHH is encoded by the coding sequence ATGCCGAACTCATCGATCAAGAACGAAAAGATGTACGAGGACCTGCGTGAGCAGGGCAACTCCAAGGAGAAGGCGGCCCGGATCTCCAACGCAGCTGCCGCCCGCGGCAAATCCGCGGTCGGACGCAAAGGCGGCAGGTCCGGGTCCTACGAGGCTTGGACCTTGGCCGATCTCAAGAAGCGAGCCAAGGAACTGGGCATGCGAGGTTACTCCGGCCTGACCAAGGACAAGCTCGTCGACAAACTCCGCCATCACTGA
- a CDS encoding DUF58 domain-containing protein translates to MGKYLDAAKAYVTRDAAGLLAGGRYALVHTRSMEFDELRPYVPGDDVRDIDWKASARSGHTLIKQFVSEKHHKILIVADTGRNTAAPTPTGESKSEVAAHIIGAVGLMTLPRSDEIGMVAGDRRGCVDIRLRRGETHVERILHRYVAQTSTNPGASDIVTQLEWVARHYRHPLLIVIVSDEPDISERLRAVLAPLTARHDVLWAMVTDMPAIGTEATGVGYDVADGRTLLGADVMGERVVAAYRRSEEERRRELSELLTAQRIPHARIASSRGIMSALVAMTGVYARAG, encoded by the coding sequence ATGGGCAAATACCTCGACGCCGCGAAGGCGTACGTAACCCGCGACGCCGCGGGACTGCTGGCCGGTGGTCGCTATGCGCTGGTGCACACCCGCAGCATGGAATTCGACGAGCTGCGCCCCTACGTACCCGGCGACGATGTGCGCGACATCGATTGGAAGGCGTCGGCCCGCTCCGGGCACACCCTGATCAAGCAGTTCGTCTCCGAAAAGCACCACAAGATCCTGATCGTCGCCGACACCGGCCGCAACACGGCCGCGCCCACCCCCACTGGCGAATCGAAAAGCGAAGTAGCAGCCCACATCATCGGCGCAGTGGGGCTCATGACCCTGCCACGCTCCGATGAGATCGGCATGGTCGCCGGGGATCGCCGCGGGTGTGTCGATATCAGGCTGCGCCGCGGTGAGACCCATGTCGAGCGAATCCTGCATCGTTACGTCGCGCAGACCAGCACCAACCCCGGTGCCAGCGATATCGTCACCCAGCTCGAGTGGGTGGCCCGCCACTACCGGCACCCGCTGCTCATCGTGATCGTGTCGGATGAACCCGACATCAGCGAGCGTCTGCGTGCCGTGCTGGCGCCCTTGACCGCGCGCCACGACGTGCTCTGGGCCATGGTCACCGACATGCCGGCGATCGGTACGGAGGCCACCGGTGTGGGCTACGACGTGGCCGACGGGCGGACCCTGCTGGGTGCGGACGTTATGGGCGAGCGAGTCGTCGCAGCGTATCGACGCTCGGAGGAAGAACGTCGTCGGGAGCTGTCGGAGCTGCTCACCGCGCAGCGGATCCCGCACGCACGGATCGCCTCCAGTCGCGGCATCATGTCCGCACTGGTGGCGATGACGGGGGTGTACGCCCGTGCCGGATGA
- a CDS encoding SDR family oxidoreductase, protein MSDVTVITGGAGGMGVETAKIVGRDHTVVLCDVRQDRLDRASATLGELGISATTVNCDVTDRLAVDELFGAAQELGTVTAVVHTAGVSPAMGDAEYVMRTNAIGTLNVNEVFYATVGDGGAIVNVASMAAHILPEELIPVSAFPQALTDEAAFLAATLAGCDIAGEQQRSGIAYAISKNFVKWYSSSQAERFNGRGLRIVSVSPGSVDTEMGRLEEAGGAGALVADAAVPRWGRPEEMAELFAFCVSDKAGYLTGTDILNDGGVVASIRERARAGSNP, encoded by the coding sequence ATGAGTGACGTGACGGTGATCACAGGTGGTGCCGGTGGGATGGGTGTGGAGACGGCCAAGATCGTCGGCCGGGACCACACGGTGGTGCTCTGCGATGTCCGGCAGGACCGCCTCGACCGGGCATCCGCGACACTGGGTGAGCTCGGTATCAGCGCGACCACGGTGAACTGTGATGTCACCGATCGCTTGGCCGTCGACGAATTGTTCGGCGCCGCACAAGAGCTCGGGACCGTCACCGCGGTCGTGCATACCGCGGGGGTCAGTCCGGCCATGGGGGACGCCGAGTACGTCATGCGGACGAACGCGATCGGGACGCTCAACGTCAACGAGGTGTTCTACGCGACGGTCGGCGATGGTGGCGCGATCGTCAATGTGGCGTCGATGGCCGCCCATATCCTGCCTGAGGAACTGATCCCCGTCTCGGCGTTCCCACAAGCCCTGACCGACGAGGCTGCGTTCCTGGCCGCCACGCTGGCCGGTTGCGATATCGCCGGGGAACAGCAGCGTTCGGGGATCGCGTACGCGATCAGCAAGAATTTCGTCAAGTGGTACAGCAGTTCGCAGGCCGAGCGTTTCAACGGCCGTGGGCTACGGATCGTTTCGGTATCACCGGGCTCCGTGGACACCGAGATGGGCCGGCTGGAAGAGGCCGGTGGCGCGGGTGCGCTCGTCGCGGATGCGGCGGTCCCGCGGTGGGGCCGGCCCGAGGAGATGGCCGAACTGTTCGCCTTCTGTGTCAGTGACAAGGCCGGCTACCTCACCGGCACCGACATCCTCAACGACGGCGGTGTGGTCGCGTCCATCCGGGAGCGGGCCAGAGCTGGTTCGAATCCCTGA
- a CDS encoding DUF6766 family protein — MNVPRRPVHDNGLLLACLALFAIFVAGMVVSGAAVLEQEQRAHGVAQAVSVFDYLRTGDFVEAMFENWESEFLQMGMYVVLTAFLVQRGSSESKPIDHTAPQDADPRVAPLAATTPWPVRRGGWPLKVYENSLALAFFALFFASWALHALGGVAAFNKEQLQHGEPLLSVWQYLATAQFWFESMQNWQSEFIAVAAIVGLSIFLRQRGSAESKPVADPHRQTSA; from the coding sequence ATGAATGTTCCGCGCCGGCCGGTGCACGACAACGGCCTGTTACTGGCGTGCCTGGCATTGTTCGCCATCTTTGTCGCCGGCATGGTGGTGTCGGGCGCCGCGGTGCTGGAGCAAGAGCAACGCGCGCACGGCGTGGCGCAGGCCGTTTCGGTGTTCGACTACCTGCGCACCGGGGATTTCGTGGAAGCCATGTTCGAGAACTGGGAGTCCGAGTTCCTGCAGATGGGGATGTATGTGGTGCTCACCGCATTCCTCGTCCAGCGCGGCTCCTCGGAGTCCAAACCGATCGACCACACTGCACCTCAGGACGCGGACCCGCGCGTCGCCCCGCTCGCCGCCACGACGCCGTGGCCGGTCCGGCGCGGCGGTTGGCCCCTGAAGGTCTACGAGAACTCGCTGGCCCTGGCGTTTTTCGCGCTGTTCTTCGCCTCCTGGGCATTGCATGCGCTCGGGGGTGTGGCCGCGTTCAACAAGGAACAGCTGCAGCATGGTGAGCCCCTCCTCTCGGTCTGGCAATACCTCGCGACGGCCCAATTCTGGTTCGAGTCCATGCAGAACTGGCAGAGCGAGTTCATCGCCGTCGCCGCCATCGTGGGGCTGTCCATCTTTCTGCGCCAGCGCGGCTCGGCCGAATCCAAGCCCGTCGCCGATCCGCATCGGCAGACCAGCGCCTGA
- a CDS encoding endonuclease/exonuclease/phosphatase family protein — MRIATFNILHGRTVGDGVHPARLTECIRELAPDILALQEVDLDQHRSGRSDLTAVAAAAMGAAAHRFVAAISGTPGATWMAATGEEQPGTAAYGIALLSRFPVASWQVVRLPRIPVRFPMYLPGPRRVKIVDEEPRAAVIAQLDTPLGPMSVANTHLSFVPGWNRMQLRRLVRDLKGLPGPHILAGDLNLTPQAAARWSGLRPLATAPTFPADEPTRQLDHILTDDPALCARHCRAPVAALSDHRPLVVDIELD; from the coding sequence ATGCGCATTGCGACCTTCAACATTCTGCACGGACGCACCGTCGGCGACGGTGTCCATCCCGCGCGCCTGACGGAGTGCATACGCGAACTCGCGCCCGACATCTTGGCGTTGCAGGAGGTCGATCTCGATCAGCACCGTTCCGGGCGCAGCGATCTGACCGCAGTGGCCGCAGCGGCTATGGGCGCCGCCGCGCACCGGTTTGTCGCGGCCATCTCGGGCACACCGGGTGCCACCTGGATGGCGGCCACCGGCGAGGAGCAACCGGGCACCGCCGCCTACGGTATCGCGCTGCTGTCCCGATTCCCCGTGGCCAGCTGGCAAGTGGTGAGGTTGCCTCGCATCCCGGTGCGGTTCCCGATGTACCTGCCTGGCCCGCGTCGCGTCAAAATCGTCGACGAGGAACCGCGGGCGGCGGTGATCGCCCAGCTGGACACCCCGTTGGGTCCGATGTCGGTGGCGAACACCCATCTTTCATTCGTGCCGGGCTGGAATCGTATGCAGTTGCGTCGCTTGGTACGAGATCTCAAGGGTCTGCCCGGGCCGCACATCCTGGCCGGTGACCTCAACCTCACACCACAAGCCGCCGCCCGGTGGTCGGGCCTGCGTCCGCTGGCCACCGCGCCGACCTTCCCGGCCGACGAGCCCACCCGCCAGTTGGACCATATCCTCACCGATGATCCGGCGCTGTGCGCCCGCCACTGCCGTGCACCGGTGGCCGCGCTGTCGGATCATCGCCCGCTGGTCGTGGACATCGAGCTGGATTAA
- a CDS encoding AAA family ATPase, whose product MTAPTSDVVGAVATAYSAKVVGQIHLRESILLVLLSGGHLLIESVPGLAKTTAARVVAEAIDGSFRRIQCTPDLLPSDIIGTQIYEAAGNTFTTQLGPVHANIVLLDEINRSSAKTQSAMLEAMEERQTTIAGVEYPIPEPFLVIATQNPVDQEGTYPLSEAQTDRFMLKDLVQYPSVDEEVEIIDRMGAGLYDRDHRAAPVVTTADVRRAQQIVRSVHMDRALVEYASRLVSVTRDPERHLPASMARLIEYGASPRATIAFCRTARALAVLRGRNHVLPDDIARLAHRVLRHRLVLGFEAASARITPDVVIDAVLQTVPVP is encoded by the coding sequence ATGACAGCCCCTACCAGCGATGTCGTCGGTGCGGTGGCAACCGCGTACTCGGCGAAGGTGGTGGGCCAGATCCACCTCCGCGAGTCCATCCTGCTCGTCCTGCTCTCAGGGGGCCATCTGCTGATCGAGAGCGTGCCCGGGCTGGCCAAGACCACCGCCGCCCGAGTGGTCGCCGAAGCCATCGACGGCAGCTTCCGCCGCATTCAGTGCACGCCGGACCTGCTGCCCAGCGACATCATCGGCACCCAGATCTACGAGGCGGCCGGCAACACCTTCACCACCCAATTGGGGCCGGTGCACGCCAATATCGTGCTGCTCGACGAGATCAACCGGTCCAGCGCCAAGACCCAGAGCGCGATGCTGGAGGCGATGGAGGAACGCCAAACCACCATCGCCGGTGTCGAATACCCGATCCCCGAGCCATTTCTGGTGATCGCCACCCAGAACCCGGTGGACCAAGAGGGCACTTATCCGCTCTCGGAGGCGCAGACCGACCGCTTCATGCTCAAGGACCTGGTGCAGTATCCGTCCGTCGATGAGGAAGTCGAGATCATCGACCGGATGGGCGCCGGACTGTACGACCGTGACCACCGGGCGGCCCCGGTGGTCACCACCGCCGATGTCCGGCGTGCCCAGCAGATCGTGCGGTCCGTGCACATGGATCGGGCGTTGGTCGAGTACGCCAGCCGGCTGGTCAGCGTGACCCGGGACCCCGAGCGTCACCTGCCCGCGAGTATGGCGCGGCTCATCGAATACGGCGCCAGCCCGCGTGCGACCATCGCATTCTGCCGCACCGCAAGGGCTTTGGCGGTGCTGCGTGGGCGCAACCACGTCCTGCCCGACGATATCGCGCGACTCGCACACCGCGTCCTGCGCCACCGCCTCGTCCTCGGATTCGAGGCGGCCAGCGCGCGGATCACGCCGGACGTCGTGATCGACGCGGTGCTCCAGACAGTTCCGGTGCCGTGA